CCGGACTGGCAAAGAGCAACACGCAGGCGCTTGCAGTACTTCATTATTTTCCAGAACGAATCGGCACCGCGAATTTACATTGGAACGTCGCCGCAGACGACTATGCGCAATTTGTAAAAAGCATAGTGAGGCGATACAAGGCGGGAGGGGATGCAGCGAAGCAATTTTCTTGGAAGAACGGTTACGGCATACGATACTGGGAAATTTTCAATGAACCAAATTTGCCTGGCTACGGATGGCTCACCAATAAGGCAGATCCAGGGGAAAATATTGAAAATTACGCGCTTATGTTGGCGCGAGCAAATGCCGCCATTCATGCAGAGGATCCAAACGCAGTGATTGTGCTCGGCGGACTTTCTCCAGACGGTTATCCTTATAGAGATTTTCTTGATCGACTCTATGCGCTTGGTGCAGGGAAATGTTTTGATGTGGTCGCGTTTCATCCCTATGGACGCATAGGAAAATTCAAAGAAGTTGTCGCCGATCTTCGCACACATATGGCTTCGCATGGCGATGCAACTAAACCGATTTGGTTTAATGAATTTGGAACCGACAATCAAAAGAACGTAGCAACCATGCTTACGACGGCATTTAATGAGCGCTCTGCTACGGACGGCATTTTTTGGTTTACGCTAAAAAATTTCAAGCGAATCGGGTATGACTTCGGTCTCATTAGCTACAAAGGCGAACGACGAGATAGTTATCAAACATTCAAAAGCTTGATGACAAAACTTCCACAACATTAAAAAGCGCGCAACAAAGTCCGTGTATGGTTATTAGGGAAAGTCTAGATTTGTTTTAAAAAAGCCAATAAAAATCTACACTATTTTTTTCTTAAGTTCTTTTATTTCTTCTTTGAGGTTGATCATTGCCAACTCACGACCAATCATGAATGCATTGAGTTTTTCAAGTTCCGTATTCTTTTCTTTTAGTTCTCCTTGTTGTTTTAGTAGATTTCCATTGAGTTCACCTAAATCAGCCTTAGCTTTTATGAGTGCCATACGCTCGTGTTCTTCCGTAGTAATATCTCTGAATGTAACAATACCCCCTGTTAGTTCGCCACCTTTTTCTATAATAGGAGTTACAACAAATAATACGGGGAACCGGCGTTTTTTTGAAGCCGTAAAAAGATATACGATTTGTTTTTTATGAGCAGGCAAAAAAGGTTTCTTGCCCTCAATTACAGTTTTATAAATCTCACCTTCTGCAAACTCCTCTCCATTTTCTAAGACAA
The sequence above is a segment of the bacterium genome. Coding sequences within it:
- a CDS encoding glycosyl hydrolase, whose product is MRIVRIVKYIVIVGIVIFIFSKLGHRPVSNTSIVQTTTPPSSTVSTSTKPIDVSANDIKKVVDACMPTKGDIARDAVGLSVVGVDDPDLLVAIADLKVPWVRAEFPWSVIARDSKLYRWDAYDRFASGLAKSNTQALAVLHYFPERIGTANLHWNVAADDYAQFVKSIVRRYKAGGDAAKQFSWKNGYGIRYWEIFNEPNLPGYGWLTNKADPGENIENYALMLARANAAIHAEDPNAVIVLGGLSPDGYPYRDFLDRLYALGAGKCFDVVAFHPYGRIGKFKEVVADLRTHMASHGDATKPIWFNEFGTDNQKNVATMLTTAFNERSATDGIFWFTLKNFKRIGYDFGLISYKGERRDSYQTFKSLMTKLPQH
- a CDS encoding PAS domain-containing protein, producing MTEIDPMRILSSIPQGVAVFNTEGKTTYVNPYTIFLIGILSVEALGQPIDGLFNLVLENGEEFAEGEIYKTVIEGKKPFLPAHKKQIVYLFTASKKRRFPVLFVVTPIIEKGGELTGGIVTFRDITTEEHERMALIKAKADLGELNGNLLKQQGELKEKNTELEKLNAFMIGRELAMINLKEEIKELKKKIV